The Castor canadensis chromosome 8, mCasCan1.hap1v2, whole genome shotgun sequence genome contains a region encoding:
- the LOC109690986 gene encoding cysteine-rich secretory protein 3 isoform X2, producing MKQTLHPTLRNNAMAPFPALLFLVAVLIPSCPAYVYERWSSAASKNAQKWAENCNYAHSMSSFRRTNMSCGENLYMSSHLPTWSNAIQSWYDEVHDFTFGEGPKEPFAIVGHYTQIVWYSSFLIGCGVAYCPENSLKYFMVCHYCPAGNYLNRYYVPYDEGEPCARCPDHCDDGLCTNSCGYEDQYSNCPVLAKTATCNHLVVKAKCQATCKCQGKIY from the exons ATGAAACAGACACTTCATCCTACTCTGAGAAACAACG CAATGGCTCCATTCCCAGCGTTGCTGTTCCTGGTTGCTGTGCTGATTCCATCCTGTCCTGCATATGTGTATGAG agATGGAGTAGTGCAGCCTCCAAGAATGCACAAAAGTGGGCAGAAAACTGCAATTATGCACACAGTATGTCATCATTCAGAAGGACAA ATATGAGCTGTGGAGAGAATCTGTACATGTCAAGCCACCTCCCCACATGGTCAAATGCAATCCAAAGCTGGTATGATGAGGTCCATGATTTTACCTTTGGTGAGGGGCCAAAGGAACCTTTTGCAATAGTTGGACATTACACCcag ATTGTTTGGTATTCATCTTTCCTTATTGGATGTGGAGTGGCCTACTGTCCTGAGAATTCTCTGAAATACTTCATGGTTTGCCACTATTGTCCTGC TGGTAATTATTTGAACAGATATTATGTCCCTTATGATGAAGGAGAACCTTGTGCTCGTTGTCCTGATCACTGCGATGATGGATTATGCA ccAATAGTTGTGGTTACGAAGATCAATATTCTAACTGTCCTGTGTTGGCAAAAACAGCGACTTGTAATCATCTTGTCGTCAAAGCCAAATGCCAGGCCACCTGCAAATGTCAAGGCAAAATTTATTAA
- the LOC109690986 gene encoding cysteine-rich secretory protein 3 isoform X1 gives MKQTLHPTLRNNAMAPFPALLFLVAVLIPSCPAYVYEDQDVGSLSTHLPEIQEEIVGKHNELRKSVSPSASNMLKMRWSSAASKNAQKWAENCNYAHSMSSFRRTNMSCGENLYMSSHLPTWSNAIQSWYDEVHDFTFGEGPKEPFAIVGHYTQIVWYSSFLIGCGVAYCPENSLKYFMVCHYCPAGNYLNRYYVPYDEGEPCARCPDHCDDGLCTNSCGYEDQYSNCPVLAKTATCNHLVVKAKCQATCKCQGKIY, from the exons ATGAAACAGACACTTCATCCTACTCTGAGAAACAACG CAATGGCTCCATTCCCAGCGTTGCTGTTCCTGGTTGCTGTGCTGATTCCATCCTGTCCTGCATATGTGTATGAG GATCAAGATGTGGGTTCTCTGTCAACTCACCTACCTGAAATCCAGGAGGAGATCGTAGGGAAACACAATGAACTCAGGAAATCAGTATCTCCAAGTGCCAGCAACATGCTGAAGATG agATGGAGTAGTGCAGCCTCCAAGAATGCACAAAAGTGGGCAGAAAACTGCAATTATGCACACAGTATGTCATCATTCAGAAGGACAA ATATGAGCTGTGGAGAGAATCTGTACATGTCAAGCCACCTCCCCACATGGTCAAATGCAATCCAAAGCTGGTATGATGAGGTCCATGATTTTACCTTTGGTGAGGGGCCAAAGGAACCTTTTGCAATAGTTGGACATTACACCcag ATTGTTTGGTATTCATCTTTCCTTATTGGATGTGGAGTGGCCTACTGTCCTGAGAATTCTCTGAAATACTTCATGGTTTGCCACTATTGTCCTGC TGGTAATTATTTGAACAGATATTATGTCCCTTATGATGAAGGAGAACCTTGTGCTCGTTGTCCTGATCACTGCGATGATGGATTATGCA ccAATAGTTGTGGTTACGAAGATCAATATTCTAACTGTCCTGTGTTGGCAAAAACAGCGACTTGTAATCATCTTGTCGTCAAAGCCAAATGCCAGGCCACCTGCAAATGTCAAGGCAAAATTTATTAA